The sequence below is a genomic window from Polyangiaceae bacterium.
TGCGACGTACGCGTCCCGCTTGCCTAGCACCGCGATACCGATTTGCTCGTCCTTGGGAACCAGCTTGAGCCCCCAGGTTGCGGATATCCGTGCGGAATGAGTTAGGGCGAGGCGTTCATACACCTTGCGGGCGAGGCCTAGCTCGACGATCAGCTCCCCGCGACCGGTGATTGCCACCGCGCCATGGGGACCGACGAAGATCCCAGCCCCATACACGGGGACATCGCCGATGCGTCCAGGCAGCGAGAGCGGCGGACCCCCGGAGCTGGCGGCCACGGCGAAGCGATCATTGGCGTCGCGAATCAGCACGGCCACCGTATCCGAAGGCGCCGGGTTCGGCGTGGGGGAGGCTGACGGCGCTGCAGTGGGCTTGGGCGCTGCAGTGGGCTTGGGCGCTGCAGTAGGCTTGGGCGCCGCAGTAGGCTTGGGCGCTGCAGTAGGCTTGGGCGCTGCAGTAGGCTTGGGCGCTGCAGTAGGCTTGGGCGCTGCAGTAGGCTTGGGCGCTGCAGTTGCGGTTGTGCCGACGGGTGGGGTGCTCGAGGGCGCTGCGGTAGCCGACGGGGCAGGGGCTGCGTCCGCCGCCTGGTTGCTCGCTTCCGTGGCGGCATCAGAGGGCCTGGCGTCTGCGGCTCCCGCGTCTGCGGCTCCGGCTGCGTCTGGCGTACCAGCGTCGGGTTGGGGCAGGCCTCCATCGCGGAGCGCAGGGTCTACGTAGGTGGCCCACGGCAGCTGGTTCCAGGGTGCGCCGGCGTCCGCTAGTGCGTCAAGCATTGCCGTGCGGTAAGATTCGCGCTGCGCTTCCTGAGCCACCGGCTCGGTCGTGATGCCGACGCGAGCGGCGAAATCTCGCGCCCAGAACCCTGCGAGCACGGGGGTCGGCGCTCCCAGGAGCTTTTCGGCGACGAGCACCGGGTTCTTCACGCCTTCCACTGCGGCGACGGCCGCGAAGTGGCTGACGCCATCGGTGTCGAGCACCATGACCGCTGCATCGGCTTCGGCGGTGCGACCATCGATGCGCAGGTTGACGCCGGTGCCGGCGTTGAGCTTCGAGTCATCCTCCAGGATGACCACCCCAGCGACCGCCGCTGAGCCTGCGTTCTCGTCGGTGGACAGCGATGCCAGTGCCGCACGGATAGCGTCGCGGAGCGTTGCGTCCGCCTCGGTCGTGGTTCCGAGCCCCGCGAACGCCAGCGCTTCCGAGCCCTCGGGCGGCGGCTCTGCGTCTGGGATTTCGACGCCGACATCGCTCGATGCGTCTGCTGCCATGACCACCGAGGGCGCTGGTGGGGCGGAGGGAGCAACGCTGGCGGACACGCTCGGGGCCGGGGGAACGTCGTCTCGGATCCGGCAGCCGACGCAGCTCAGGAGTAGCGCGCCCACGAACCACCGACGGGCATGGGTGATCCACCGGGATGGCTGCAGCTGAGCCTCCGGGTAAATCCCTAGCAAACGGTCGGCGTGAGTCATGAGGCGAGACCAAGCACCGGCAGTGGAGGCCTGGTGTAGATCTATCATGAAGCCCGCTCGATCGCGCAGGAACCAGCGCTTCGAACCGCGCTTCTCTAGTGTTGCGTCGGGCGAATCTCAGAATCGCCTCACTAGCTGATGTGGCTATTCGCAGCAGGTCGCTCGGGCAGAGTCATTCGAGCGAGCGATTGCAGGGGCGCTCGAGCTCGCCTGCGAGGGCTTCAATGAACTGCTTCAATATCTGGCTTCGTCGCGCGGCTTC
It includes:
- a CDS encoding isoaspartyl peptidase/L-asparaginase, whose translation is MLDALADAGAPWNQLPWATYVDPALRDGGLPQPDAGTPDAAGAADAGAADARPSDAATEASNQAADAAPAPSATAAPSSTPPVGTTATAAPKPTAAPKPTAAPKPTAAPKPTAAPKPTAAPKPTAAPKPTAAPKPTAAPSASPTPNPAPSDTVAVLIRDANDRFAVAASSGGPPLSLPGRIGDVPVYGAGIFVGPHGAVAITGRGELIVELGLARKVYERLALTHSARISATWGLKLVPKDEQIGIAVLGKRDAYVARSAALAWLGWRDGKWKAPEASP